From one Desmodus rotundus isolate HL8 chromosome X, HLdesRot8A.1, whole genome shotgun sequence genomic stretch:
- the MID1IP1 gene encoding mid1-interacting protein 1, whose translation MMQICDTYNQKHSLFNAMNRFIGAVNNMDQTVMVPSLLRDVPLADSGLDNDVGVEVGSSSGCLEERTPPTAGADSTNGSFFAPSRDMYSHYMLLKSIRNDIEWGVLHHPPQPAGSEEGSTWKSKDILVDLSHLEGADAGEEDLERQFHYHLRGLHTVLSKLTHKANILTNRYKQEIGFSNWGH comes from the coding sequence ATGATGCAAATCTGCGACACCTACAACCAAAAGCATTCGCTCTTTAACGCCATGAACCGCTTCATAGGCGCGGTGAACAACATGGACCAGACGGTGATGGTGCCCAGCCTGCTGCGTGACGTGCCTCTGGCCGATTCTGGGCTGGACAACGATGTCGGTGTGGAGGTAGGCAGCAGTAGCGGCTGTCTGGAAGAGCGTACGCCCCCAACTGCTGGCGCGGACAGCACCAACGGCAGCTTTTTTGCGCCCTCCCGGGACATGTACAGCCACTACATGCTGCTCAAGTCCATCCGAAACGACATCGAGTGGGGGGTTCTACACCATCCGCCACAGCCGGCTGGGAGCGAGGAGGGCAGCACCTGGAAGTCCAAGGACATCCTGGTGGACCTGAGCCACTTGGAGGGCGCGGATGCCGGCGAGGAGGACCTGGAACGGCAGTTTCATTACCACCTGCGCGGGCTGCACACCGTGCTGTCCAAACTCACGCACAAAGCCAACATCCTCACCAACAGATACAAGCAGGAGATCGGCTTCAGCAATTGGGGCCACTGA